CGATGCTTGCTGCTTAAAGGGGActgctgactgtgtgtgtgtgtgtgtgtgtgtgagtgtgtttggggCTAAATCAGAGTCATTGTGAAATGGAATGTCCGTACTGATTCAAGGAGCCCAGAAAGGAGAAGACAGGtcgtaacaaaaaaaaaagagagagagagaatagagaAAGAAATGTGGAGGGCTTTATTTGAAGGGCTTGTCCTGCAGAGCTTTTGGTGCAAACACTCGCCCCTGATCCACAGTGTCAAGATCCAAgcgcaggaggagaagaggaggatgagaaaGCCGGAACCCTGGTGAGGGCATTAGCCGAACAGCTAGCAGCATGGGAGCTAGCAGCCATACAAAGAGCCTGACCAGCAGCGGTCTTCACAAAGGAAGGAAGCCAATACTGCACATacctaaacatttttaaaaacttttccCCAGATCTGCACTTCAGCTGTTAATTCAAGTAAAATGAgactttttacaaaaaaaaatcacatatagtgaagtgaaagcgattgtcattgtgaaacactgcagcacagcacacggtgacacaacaaaaatgtgtcctctgcttttaaccaccacccttggagagcagtgggcaccatggcaggcgcccagggagcagtgtgtggggacggtgctttgttcagtggcaccttggtggatcgatattcgaaccggcaaccttctgattgcccCAATGTAGAGAgacataatgattttttttatttgcataatgcatgcgtgtgtgtgtgtgtgtgtgcgtgtgtgttggacTACAGCCCTCTTCTCACACCATGGTCTCCCTCATGAAGCGTGTTCTCTGCTCATGCAGAAAATGAGCGGCGGGGCTGGTGATGCGGCTCTAGCGCCGCTGGGTAAAGACCGGGCTGCCGGAGAAGCTGCACATCGCTCTCCTCTCCACCAGCATTGTATTTATTACCAACTTCAGGCAATAGACTTTCGCGATTTTCCAAATCCgaccaaaaaaaccccaaaacaatcGTCTGAACACTCGGCCTGAacactcaaaaacataaaaaaacttgGAATGATATAataaaagttacaaaaaaataaaaatcaatgcaAATGTTAATTCACTTTTAACAAATGCAACGCATTCTTCCTTCTCTCAACCCTCAAAACGCAAACGCCGACGATtcatgtgtttctttttcatcaACCAATTAAAGCACGTAATGAATGGCCGCAACTAACGGGATTCGGGAGCGTGTTGGGGAGGTTAAAGTTCACCGGCTTACAGTATACTCGCCGCTGTTTGTTTATTCTACTCATTTATTATATCCTTATTTATTACGCAGACCTTAATTTATAAGCACTTGATCAAGCCAAAaagttggttaaaaaaaaaatatatatatatatattttttttttaatatatatacatttctagatttatttattcattttctcctTTGATGGTCAGCCTGTAGTGAAGACGTTCCCAGACTGAAGTGAGGGGTCGCGCTGTCCCCTGTCTTCAGTTCTTGCCTCCAGGGGAGGTGGGGGTCGCAGGGCCCACCCCCTCCTCCACACCTCTCTCCCTCGTTTTAGTCCATTGTTGTGAAGGGGCCGGCGGCAGAAGTTCGAGAGACGGGAATACGCGGCGAGCGCGGAGCGCGGAGCGCATCGGAGACGCGTCGGACACCCCGGGAGTGGACGAACAGAAAGAGCCTTaaaccccctcctcctccaaacagcTTTTGGATTTAgagatatatttttattgatatatatatatatatacattttttgggCATTCCGGGACCCCTGCGCTGTAACCGGCGTCCCGCGTCTGAACCCGGGGGAGAAGGAGCTGGACTTTGCGCGGAGGACCAAGGATCAGTTTCTTCAGGCGTCAGCAGGCTGCGTCCCCACAGTCCCCGCTGACAGCGGCTATCGATGGATCTGCTGGAGGGGACCGATTCCTGATTTCATCCCTTCTGATCGACCGGGGGACCGCATGAGGCTCCCGATGACCATGTCCATCACAGCTCGCTAGAGCAGACCGACCCGAGCAGGGACCCCGACGCGGGAGAGAAGGTGGGATATTCCCGCACGCCATGTGCGGCTTTATAGCAGCGCGATCGAGTGGAAATGTCACCGGGAAACGTTTAGTCTGCACCGAAAATGTCGCTTAAAAAAAGACGAATCTTCACGTTCGCTCGGGTGACCGACGTGTGGATTCGGAACTTTGTGCTTTTCTCTGGGGGGGAATGAATCGGTCCCATTGATTCGTTCGGTTTTAAGTTGTTTGTCGGGAACAGGAACGGTCTTCATTTCTGCCTatgataaagtaaaaaaaaaagaaaagaaaaggaaacgacatattataatttttctgtCGCACGTTTATAACCGCACTTTATAACGAATTGTAAAAAGCCAGGACTCGTTCTCGAGGCATTTTTCCCACGCGCGGTTAATTTTTAACCGGACAGCTCGGTGTCGGGTTTGAATTTATGGGGTCACCTCGGCGACCCCCTCATTGTCGCCTGCTCCCTTCTCGCCTGGCCGCCGGGTGAAACGTCGCTTCGTCCCAGTCCCCGTGTCGCCCCGCGAGGGGACCCCAGCGTGGATGTCgtggcggggtggggggtgttctCGTCCCTCCCCTCCCTGGCGTGCGACCACCGGCTTCATATCCCACTAAACTAATCATTTCTGCGTGGTCTCATTTGCGTCGCCCGTTGTGATCAAGTCACGCAATAAAAGTGTAAACAGGCGCGCACTGCAGGACCCTGGCGCTTTTTCAACGTGAATGGTCCTTTTTGTGGGTCCCCCCCTCCCCTGTATACATAACAAAAGTGACAGATAAACAGATGGGCACCCATCAGGCAGGGGGAATAATTACAATGGGGGTCACGTAGAACTAAACGGGTCCAGTTCAAACCTCCAGCTTAGAAAACGCGGTTCTACGCCTGGAGTAGGCGAGGAGGCTCGAAGGAAGTTGGGGGTCCTGCGCGCATGGCCGTCCGACTCTATTCATAAACAAGAGGGGCATTTGCACATGGCCCGTGCATGTAAAAGGGTGATCTACGGGGACCCCGGCCGAGGGTCAGAAAACTCCCCACTGAATGCGTGCAGTTTTGAcgttttttccttcttccccTTTGCTCCAGTTGCAGGACCTTCGGGGTGTGAGCCGGGGTCCGTCGGTGCCTCAGCCCAGCTGGTAAGGCTAAGTCACGGGCGGCTCCTTCCTCCCTTGCACCCCTCGACGCGCTTTTAAAAAAGGCCACGCCTGTGCAATGGCTTGTGTCTGCAAGGTGTGCTTCGCGCTCCTGGTGTTGGTGGGCGTCGCCTCAGCAAGAGCCATCACGTCTGAGGAGGTTCAAACCaaaggtgagttttttttttttttattctaattctACATTTGTGAGTGTTTTTTACAAGTCGGACTGCGTAGAAACTTTATTTTGGTGCCCGGAGAATGTTTCCACGGAGGCTCTCAGTGAGCGCGTTGTACAAAAGCGGTCCTCCCTAACTCAAAGTGACGTGGGGTTGAAGGCCCGTAACCGCTCGGAGAAAGAAAGGgtcccagtgtttttttttactcgtaGGTGTAAACGGTGTTACCTGATCCGGCATGAGCCCTCGGGCTCGGAAGTGTAAATCTGTCTGGCCTGGTGCCAGttcaggggtgtgtgtgtgtgtgtgtgtgtgtgtggaggggtaATGGCTTTCATTGACTCTGTACAAACGTGCAACTGTCTTGGTTTTGTAAGCGCCTGAGAAGCGAGCATTCGGCCCAGAGAGTTGTTATGACGGTTACGGATTGATGGCCGTCCCCGCTAAttgccaccccccaccccatctcACAGTTTTATGCCTGCCGTTATGGTCTCACAGTCTCCGTGTTGTTGTAACGTTTAGAGGAGCGTGCGAGGAGCAGCGGTGGCTGGAGGTGTCGGCAGTAAACAGGGCCGGTGTTTGTTTGCTGGGAAGGTGTGCTGAGAAGCTGACATATGGCCTGCTGGTGAAGTTTGGGGTTcactcgggggggggggtctctctccctctctctctctctctctcctgctgcaagcCCGAGCCTCGCTGTGGGGAGTCGGGGATGGCCGAGAGACCCCATGGTGAGGCTCAGCAGAGTGCCGCAGAAGTCCCGCGGGAGCGAATGGAGGTTCCGTGGCAGCTGTGCGCAGCCCAAGGCAGCCAGATGCCGTTTCAGGTGCATTGGGAAAAGCCCGTAGGTCCAGTTCAACGTCTAGTCCTGTACTCTTGATTGCCTGGGGCCAGAATTTGGTCCATGCGTGTAAGTGTTCAGATGTTTCAGATGTTTCTAGAAACAAAAAGCCTCAGCAGGGTGGTAGGAAGCATCTTTCAGGACATTGTGTCCATTGTTCATACCTAACATTTCAAATGTAgatgtcattttattttgtaagaGCAGAGTAGAATTGTTTATGTTCAAATGACTGAAAAGCACAGGCAACAGagggttttttgttgttgttggttttggaCAGCATGGATCTGCACTTTTGCTAAGCGAAGGGCAATCTGTGTCCCTGTGGTCTTTGTGTGCTGCTCCGCCTTTATTTTCATGCTGACCATTCGTGCCCCCTTGTGAGGTCAAATGCAGGCCAGGCTCCAGCTGGAGGAGGTGAAGTTCATTAGTGGGTTTGTGTATGCCGGTTTGGGAATGTTGTTATTTTGGGAAGGGGGACGGAGGTGACATTTCTATGAGAGTCAGTAGCATGGGGACCACCTAGAGCTTCTTAGGGTTTGCATCAGTGAGGGTTTGCTGAATTGTGACACTGTGTGAATTGGTGCTGCAATTCATGGTATTTGGGGCATTTGAAGAGAGCAAAGATGTGAGGTGTGCCAGTTGAGGAACgcttttgttctctttttctccagAACGAGCTTCTCGGCCACCTCTCCTGCCAGGCTTTCCTGAGAACCGCACGGTGGCAGTGGGCGGGCAGGTCAAGCTGGTGTGCAAAGTTCACCGGCCGGCCTCTACACACCTACAGTGGCTCAAGAGGGACAGGGGCAATGACGTTCTGCGCCCACTAACGGTGAGGATTCAGTCTTGAGTAGCTTCATTACACACTATAGTcagattgagtgtgtgtgtatgtgtgtatatatatatatatgtgtcatATATCATATATGTGTCAGTATATAAAATTCGACCTTAAATTTCCGTCACAGACCCTTCAAAGCAACATTTCCAAAGTCAACGTTCTGCCTCTCAACAATGTTTCGGTGGAAGACAGCGGGGAGTACGTCTGCAGGGCTGAGACCTGGGCGGGCCAGTTCATGCAGTCTGCCTGGGTCGAGGTTATGCCAGGTAATACagtgaataattaaataattcagcatCAGCCCTACATCAAAATCTTTCCCCATACCCGGCGTAATACTcctattatttctgttttcttcctACAGAGGGCATCCCTTCTCGTGTGTTGAACCCCAGCGCCATACTGACAAAAGCAGAAGGTAATAACACCTGTAGTTACACCCCCATATTGGATCAGTCAATATATCCACAGTGTTCTGTTACTAGAAAAAAAGATAAGACTAATAAAAAGATGTCCTTTTCCAGAAGTTTCTGAGGACCAGCTTCAGGAGACCTCAGAGCATCTGCTGCTGGAGCCTGGAGACGTCCTGAAGCTGCGCTGTGACTCCAGGCGGCCGGGTGCGGTGCTGTGGTACAAGGGCGACTCTCGAGTCCAGCACAGTGCACGCATCCACATCCGCGCCGGCATCATGGAGATCATTGACGTGACCTATGATGACTCGGGGTCCTACACCTGCACGCTGCGTGGATCACGTGTGGCTCTGCGGAACTTCACCATCACTGTTGCGGGTGGGTTTCTAATATATTTCTAGAAACAaactaatatgtatgtatatgtgtttatatatatatatatatatatatatatatacacacacacacacacacacacacacacacacacacacacacacagggtgggccatttatatagatacgctttaataaaatgggaatggttggtgacattgaacacattttataagtggtcagaaacttgtaaataactaatgaaagaataaagttatgttaaaaccaagcacaccattgtttttcttgtgaaattaataataaatttgatgtgtcacatgaccctcttcctagtgaaaaaacaaaagttggatccaatggccgacttcaaaatgtccactatggtcaccacccatcttgaaaagtttgccccctcacatatactaatgtgccacgaacaggacgttaatgtcaccaaccattcccattttattaaggtgtatccatataaatggcccaccctgtatatgtgtgtgtgtgtgtgtgtgtgtgtgtctatatatataaaatatggtttctttctttgtgtAATTGTATCAATTTATGAACTTTTTTCCCTGCAGATGCCCTGGGCTCTggcgatgatgatgaagacAATGGTTTTGATGACATGTTGTCCGAATCTGAGAATGACCAAGTCTACCTCAGCAAAGGTAAGTTGATAAATACACTTCATCTTAAACATGCAGAGATCTATATTTCCAAACGCAAAGATGCTGAGTTCAAAGACGCTTGCTTGCTTTTCTTCAGCTCCTTACTGGACTCACACACAGCGCATGGAGAAGAAGCTGTATGCGGTGCCTGCTGGGAACACGGTGAAGTTCCGGTGTCCGGCCACGGGAAGTCCTCTTCCTACCATCCGCTGGCTGAAAAATGGCCGCGAGTTCAGAGGCGAGCATCGCATCGGAGGCATTAAGGTGACTCGGAGGGGGCCTTAGGAAAACTGACAGATCCTATTGTAGTATCATTGTTTTTTACGGTGGGGTAATGTATTGATTTGGGTTTTTTGTCGTGATTTAATTGCTGTAGTTGCGACACCAGCACTGGAGCCTGGTGATGGAGAGCGTCGTGCCCTCAGACCGGGGAAACTACACATGCGTGGTGGAGAACAAGTACGGATCCATCATCCACAGCTACCTCCTGGACGTGTTGGGTAAGAGACCCTGCTGGTCGGCCTGCTCTAGACAGACGCCTGGCTCCATGTGGAGCCACTACTGGCCGGCGATGCTTAGCGGCCGTCAGGGCTGATTACTGTCAAATCTCGGAATGCCTTGTCTGCACTGGCGGTGGTTGTTCAGAAGGAAAAAAGAGTCAGAGACCTCGGAAATAGGGTGTGAGAGGCGCCAGAGTCCATTCGCTGGCTTTAGATGTCTGCACAGATATTTAAGATCCACACTGAGGGAAGTGTCAGAGGGGGTGGTAAGGGATGGACACAACAGAGAAGGCCACGGTCTGGCGTCGGCCTGTGCTGTACGTGCCTGGAAGCGCACGGAGCTGCCATGTCCAGAACAGTTTTCTACCTGACCTGTGACAGACCTGTTTGTTTGTCTCCATGCAGGAGAAGCAGAAAAGAGccatcacaatgaaaaaaaaaaaaaaaaaaaaagagaaagcttTGTGACTTCAAAGTATTCCACTGGACAAGACTGGTGGGGGAAAAATGTCACCAATTAGTGCAAGCACCAATTAAACCAAGCTTTGCTTATCGCTCTCCCTTCCAGGACAATCTGATCAGATTAGTAGTTTTATATTCAGCAGGCTGCATATTTTGACTCGTAGTAATTCTTTTGTGTTCTTTAACAGAGTGATATATTTTTCTTACACGTTCAGTTGTTTTTTATAATGTCAAGATTTTCAAACTGGTACTAAGTCGCTCTACAAGGTaaatgtggggcttgttcatGAATGTAAGGTGGGGCTTGTTCATGAATGTAAGCATCCTCAGGACTAATATAAATAgccaaaacaagaaagaactgcgTTTTTTGGGGTATAGTTATATCTGAAGCCCTCATGCTCATGATACTTCCTCTTTGTGGATTATTTAATCCTTTGCGTGTCAAagttgtgtttctttcttattgtatttatttatgtaagtCCTGAGGATgcttttgaccttacactagatAAAAAGCCCCATGCTTATCATGCAGCAAAGCACTTGGCGCCACTTCAGAAAAAACTTGCACATAGTGCTTATTAAGATATTTTAAATGAGCCAGCTGGATGATCTTATCACAATGTGATTTGTTCCAttcagaacgttctccacatcGGCCAATTCTGCAGGCTGGCCTCCCTGCCAACACCACTGCAGTTGTGGGTGGTGACGTGCAGTTCCTCTGCAAAGTCTACAGTGATGCCCAGCCTCACATCCAGTGGCTTAAGCACATCGAGAAGAATGGCAGCCGCTATGGCCCTGATGGCATCCCATACGTTCAAGtcttaaaggtaaaaaaattcCTATACTTGCTTGACTTAAACTTTAATGCACATGTTTCAGATTGagtctatttatataaatagTATTCACTAAGCTTTGCTTTGTTTGATCATTTCAGACAGGCAGTTTGAACATGTCCGAGGTAGAAGTTCTGTACCTGACCAATGTCACCATGGAAGACGCTGGAGAATACACATGCTTGGCCGGCAACTCCATTGGATTCTCGTACCAGTCAGCCTGGCTCACTGTCCTGTCAGGTAATCACAGGGTTCTCTTGGACAATGCTGCAGTCTGCTGGCTTGAGTCTTCTATGACTAAGCAGTGTGCTGTTGTTTCATCTCACAGAAGAAGAAGTGGCCGGGGAGGCAGATCGGATGGAGACCAGGTACACGGACATCATCATCTATGCTTCGGGCTTCTTGGCACTGGTCATGGCCATCATCATCGTGGTGCTCTGTCGGATGCAAGCACATCCTAACCGAGAACCTTTCGATGCACTACCTGTCCAGAAGCTCTCTAAGTTCCCTCTGCGTAGGCAGGTGAGAGATGGTCTATTCCTTCAACAAATCGAACACAATcacactgttaaaaaaactTAGATTTTCCAAAAACTTCACTGCATTTTAATGCCAAATCCTGTTTTGTGTCAATGCAAAACCTCTTGTTGTGTCTTCTGTTTTAGTATTCTGTGGAGTCCAATTCATCAGGGAAGTCCAGTGCTTCTCTGATGAGGGTAGCTCGGCTGTCGTCCAGTTGCTCGCCAATGCTTGCCGGAGTGATGGAGTTTGAGCTTCCATACGATCCAGACTGGGAATTTCCAAGGGAAAAGTAAGGACCAGACCCAGTTCTTGTTCTCTTTTGTTGTTATTCACTTGTTATGGCCTTCATTGCTGACTGGCATTTGTGACTTTGATTTTTAGCCTGACCTTGGGCAAACAACTGGGTGAGGGCTGCTTTGGGCAAGTGGTGAGGGCTGAATCTTATGGGCTTAATAAGGAGAATCCTGATCAAGTGTCCACAGTGGCTGTCAAGATGCTGAAAGGTTTGAacattttgcaaatgtatttaatgatCATTCATTGTCTTGATATGTTTTGTGTATatttgaaatgttctttttttaatctcacaACTAGATGATGCAACTGACAAAGACCTTGCTGATCTAATCTCGGAAATGGAGCTGATGAAGGTGATGGATAAGCACAAGAACATCATCAACCTGCTTGGTGTTTGCACACAGGATGGTAGGTTCCATCTTCTGTTGCTTCTTCTGTTGCGCAACTGTCCAATGGAACAGTCAGACTGATGAAACAATCTTGTCAGGTCCCCTTTATGTACTGGTGGAGTACGCTTCCAAGGGGAGCCTACGCGAGTATCTGAGGGCACGTCGTCCACCCGGCATGGACTACACTTTTGACGTGACCAAGGTGCCAGAGGAACAGCTCACGTTCAAGGACCTTCTTTCTTGTGCCTACCAAGTAGCCCGTGGCATGGAGTACCTGGCCTCCAAAAGAGTAAGCATTTCCAGCATTGTTTAATCAACTCATCACCTTTTGTTAGACACGTGATTCCAAGCATTCCTCAACCCCTTTAAAGGTTCGGCCATGTTCAACCACTCCTCTGTCCCACCTTGCCTCCTCTGTGGGCTTTTGTAAGTTTTAGCAGCGCCATAAATCTGTTTGCATAAAGGCCACAGAGGCCCGCCTGCACGCAGGATCATATTACTGGCTCTTTGTGGCCTGCTAAGAATGTAGCTGTCTGAGAAACCTCCTCCATTATGGGGCCACAGAACCCTGGACCTCAGCTCTCTTCTTTCTCCCAGTCCTCAAATGCaatatctatttaaaaaaaaaagtggccaaAATAGACTTAATGATATCTGCGCAATCCAGCAAGCTGGTGGAGCGGGGGAAGAACTCTTTACACAAACCT
The window above is part of the Denticeps clupeoides chromosome 6, fDenClu1.1, whole genome shotgun sequence genome. Proteins encoded here:
- the fgfr4 gene encoding fibroblast growth factor receptor 4 isoform X1, coding for MACVCKVCFALLVLVGVASARAITSEEVQTKERASRPPLLPGFPENRTVAVGGQVKLVCKVHRPASTHLQWLKRDRGNDVLRPLTTLQSNISKVNVLPLNNVSVEDSGEYVCRAETWAGQFMQSAWVEVMPEGIPSRVLNPSAILTKAEEVSEDQLQETSEHLLLEPGDVLKLRCDSRRPGAVLWYKGDSRVQHSARIHIRAGIMEIIDVTYDDSGSYTCTLRGSRVALRNFTITVADALGSGDDDEDNGFDDMLSESENDQVYLSKAPYWTHTQRMEKKLYAVPAGNTVKFRCPATGSPLPTIRWLKNGREFRGEHRIGGIKLRHQHWSLVMESVVPSDRGNYTCVVENKYGSIIHSYLLDVLERSPHRPILQAGLPANTTAVVGGDVQFLCKVYSDAQPHIQWLKHIEKNGSRYGPDGIPYVQVLKTGSLNMSEVEVLYLTNVTMEDAGEYTCLAGNSIGFSYQSAWLTVLSEEEVAGEADRMETRYTDIIIYASGFLALVMAIIIVVLCRMQAHPNREPFDALPVQKLSKFPLRRQYSVESNSSGKSSASLMRVARLSSSCSPMLAGVMEFELPYDPDWEFPRENLTLGKQLGEGCFGQVVRAESYGLNKENPDQVSTVAVKMLKDDATDKDLADLISEMELMKVMDKHKNIINLLGVCTQDGPLYVLVEYASKGSLREYLRARRPPGMDYTFDVTKVPEEQLTFKDLLSCAYQVARGMEYLASKRCIHRDLAARNVLVTDDNVMKIADFGLARGVHQIDYYKKTTNGRLPVKWMAPEALFDRVYTHQSDVWSFGVLMWEIFTLGGSPYPGIPVEELFKLLKEGHRMDKPSNCTHELYMKMRECWHAVPTQRPTFKQLVEELDRLLLSISDEYLDLSTPFEQYSPSCEDTSSSCSSDNDSVFTHDALSTDPCLLGYHNVRSQMDM
- the fgfr4 gene encoding fibroblast growth factor receptor 4 isoform X2, which translates into the protein MACVCKVCFALLVLVGVASARAITSEEVQTKERASRPPLLPGFPENRTVAVGGQVKLVCKVHRPASTHLQWLKRDRGNDVLRPLTTLQSNISKVNVLPLNNVSVEDSGEYVCRAETWAGQFMQSAWVEVMPEGIPSRVLNPSAILTKAEVSEDQLQETSEHLLLEPGDVLKLRCDSRRPGAVLWYKGDSRVQHSARIHIRAGIMEIIDVTYDDSGSYTCTLRGSRVALRNFTITVADALGSGDDDEDNGFDDMLSESENDQVYLSKAPYWTHTQRMEKKLYAVPAGNTVKFRCPATGSPLPTIRWLKNGREFRGEHRIGGIKLRHQHWSLVMESVVPSDRGNYTCVVENKYGSIIHSYLLDVLERSPHRPILQAGLPANTTAVVGGDVQFLCKVYSDAQPHIQWLKHIEKNGSRYGPDGIPYVQVLKTGSLNMSEVEVLYLTNVTMEDAGEYTCLAGNSIGFSYQSAWLTVLSEEEVAGEADRMETRYTDIIIYASGFLALVMAIIIVVLCRMQAHPNREPFDALPVQKLSKFPLRRQYSVESNSSGKSSASLMRVARLSSSCSPMLAGVMEFELPYDPDWEFPRENLTLGKQLGEGCFGQVVRAESYGLNKENPDQVSTVAVKMLKDDATDKDLADLISEMELMKVMDKHKNIINLLGVCTQDGPLYVLVEYASKGSLREYLRARRPPGMDYTFDVTKVPEEQLTFKDLLSCAYQVARGMEYLASKRCIHRDLAARNVLVTDDNVMKIADFGLARGVHQIDYYKKTTNGRLPVKWMAPEALFDRVYTHQSDVWSFGVLMWEIFTLGGSPYPGIPVEELFKLLKEGHRMDKPSNCTHELYMKMRECWHAVPTQRPTFKQLVEELDRLLLSISDEYLDLSTPFEQYSPSCEDTSSSCSSDNDSVFTHDALSTDPCLLGYHNVRSQMDM
- the fgfr4 gene encoding fibroblast growth factor receptor 4 isoform X3 is translated as MQSAWVEVMPEGIPSRVLNPSAILTKAEEVSEDQLQETSEHLLLEPGDVLKLRCDSRRPGAVLWYKGDSRVQHSARIHIRAGIMEIIDVTYDDSGSYTCTLRGSRVALRNFTITVADALGSGDDDEDNGFDDMLSESENDQVYLSKAPYWTHTQRMEKKLYAVPAGNTVKFRCPATGSPLPTIRWLKNGREFRGEHRIGGIKLRHQHWSLVMESVVPSDRGNYTCVVENKYGSIIHSYLLDVLERSPHRPILQAGLPANTTAVVGGDVQFLCKVYSDAQPHIQWLKHIEKNGSRYGPDGIPYVQVLKTGSLNMSEVEVLYLTNVTMEDAGEYTCLAGNSIGFSYQSAWLTVLSEEEVAGEADRMETRYTDIIIYASGFLALVMAIIIVVLCRMQAHPNREPFDALPVQKLSKFPLRRQYSVESNSSGKSSASLMRVARLSSSCSPMLAGVMEFELPYDPDWEFPRENLTLGKQLGEGCFGQVVRAESYGLNKENPDQVSTVAVKMLKDDATDKDLADLISEMELMKVMDKHKNIINLLGVCTQDGPLYVLVEYASKGSLREYLRARRPPGMDYTFDVTKVPEEQLTFKDLLSCAYQVARGMEYLASKRCIHRDLAARNVLVTDDNVMKIADFGLARGVHQIDYYKKTTNGRLPVKWMAPEALFDRVYTHQSDVWSFGVLMWEIFTLGGSPYPGIPVEELFKLLKEGHRMDKPSNCTHELYMKMRECWHAVPTQRPTFKQLVEELDRLLLSISDEYLDLSTPFEQYSPSCEDTSSSCSSDNDSVFTHDALSTDPCLLGYHNVRSQMDM